A window of Streptomyces sp. DG1A-41 contains these coding sequences:
- a CDS encoding alpha-N-arabinofuranosidase, whose amino-acid sequence MHTARFTLDPAFTVGEVDPRLFGSFVEHLGRCVYTGIFEPDHPTADDKGLRQDVLDLVRELGVTAVRYPGGNFVSGYKWEDSVGPAENRPRRLDLAWHSTESNRFGLSEYIDFLRKIGPQAEPMMALNLGTRGVAEALELQEYANHTEGTALSDLRVTHGDKDPFGIKLWCLGNEMDGPWQTGHKTAEEYGRVAAETARAMRQMDPGVELVACGSSSQAMPTFAEWEATVLKETYDLVDYISLHAYYWPENGDIDSFLASAVDMESFIDNVVATADHVGAKLKSKKRINLSFDEWNVWYLPEWESHAKTFEQDDWPEAPRLLEDNYSVTDAVVFGSLLIALLRHADRVTVACLAQLVNVIAPIMTEPGGPAWRQTTFFPFAQASKYGRGQVLDVRVDSPTYETKKYGETDLLHATAVRAEDGTVTVFAVNRSRTEALPLEVALNGLDLTRVVEHSVLADADPDARNTLDDPERVAPHAADGTALQDGTLSTVLEPLSWNVLRLA is encoded by the coding sequence ATGCACACCGCCCGCTTCACCCTCGACCCCGCTTTCACAGTCGGTGAGGTCGACCCCCGCCTTTTCGGCAGCTTCGTAGAACACCTCGGCCGCTGCGTCTACACCGGCATCTTCGAACCGGACCACCCCACAGCCGACGACAAGGGCCTGCGCCAGGATGTCCTGGACCTCGTCCGCGAACTCGGCGTCACAGCCGTCCGCTACCCGGGCGGCAACTTCGTCTCCGGCTACAAGTGGGAGGACTCGGTCGGCCCGGCTGAGAATCGCCCTCGCCGCCTCGACCTCGCCTGGCACTCGACGGAGTCGAACCGCTTCGGCCTCTCCGAGTACATCGACTTCCTCCGCAAGATCGGCCCCCAGGCCGAGCCCATGATGGCGCTCAACCTCGGCACCCGAGGTGTCGCCGAAGCCCTCGAGCTCCAGGAGTACGCCAACCACACCGAGGGCACAGCCCTGTCGGACCTCCGCGTCACCCACGGCGACAAGGACCCCTTCGGCATCAAGCTGTGGTGCCTGGGCAACGAGATGGACGGCCCCTGGCAGACCGGCCACAAGACCGCGGAGGAGTACGGCCGGGTCGCCGCCGAGACGGCCCGGGCCATGCGCCAGATGGACCCCGGCGTCGAACTCGTCGCCTGCGGCTCCTCCAGCCAGGCCATGCCGACGTTCGCCGAGTGGGAGGCGACCGTTCTCAAGGAGACGTACGACCTCGTCGACTACATCTCGCTGCACGCCTACTACTGGCCCGAGAACGGCGACATCGACTCCTTCCTGGCCTCCGCCGTCGACATGGAGTCCTTCATCGACAACGTCGTGGCGACCGCCGACCACGTGGGCGCGAAGCTCAAGTCGAAGAAGCGGATCAACCTCTCCTTCGACGAGTGGAACGTCTGGTACCTGCCCGAGTGGGAGTCGCACGCGAAGACCTTCGAGCAGGACGACTGGCCCGAGGCCCCCCGCCTCCTGGAGGACAACTACAGCGTCACCGACGCCGTCGTCTTCGGTTCGCTCCTCATCGCCCTGCTCCGGCACGCCGACCGCGTCACGGTCGCCTGCCTCGCCCAGCTCGTCAACGTCATCGCGCCGATCATGACCGAGCCGGGCGGCCCGGCCTGGCGGCAGACCACCTTCTTCCCCTTCGCGCAGGCGAGCAAGTACGGCCGCGGCCAGGTGCTCGACGTCCGCGTGGACTCGCCGACGTACGAGACGAAGAAGTACGGCGAGACGGACCTGCTGCACGCCACGGCCGTACGCGCCGAGGACGGCACGGTCACGGTCTTCGCGGTGAACCGCAGCCGCACCGAGGCGCTCCCGCTCGAGGTCGCCCTGAACGGCCTCGACCTCACCCGCGTCGTCGAGCACAGCGTCCTCGCGGACGCCGACCCCGACGCCCGCAACACCCTCGACGATCCCGAACGGGTCGCCCCGCACGCGGCCGACGGCACGGCTCTCCAGGACGGCACGCTGAGCACCGTCCTGGAGCCGCTGTCCTGGAACGTGCTCCGGCTGGCGTGA
- a CDS encoding IclR family transcriptional regulator, which translates to MGRLVPAVTRALDILELFLDGDGTLSAPDIVRKLQLPRTTVHELVTTLAARKYIVPVPGQPGRYRLGVRPYQLGARYAEQLDLAAEGQQVARSVAETCDETVHVAILEDTDVIYIAKVDSTHAVRMVSAAGRRLPAHCTSVGKMLLASLPEHELAARIPDGAELAAMTPNSITDPAVLRETLAEIRERGIAVESRESNPDVSCVAAPVRDRTGQVVAALSISVPMIRFSEERRAELEQLAAKGAAELSEHLGHRSVA; encoded by the coding sequence GTGGGACGCCTCGTACCAGCCGTGACCCGGGCTCTCGACATTCTCGAGCTCTTTCTCGACGGGGACGGGACGCTCTCCGCCCCCGACATCGTGCGCAAGCTCCAGCTGCCGCGCACCACCGTGCACGAGCTGGTGACCACGCTCGCCGCCCGGAAGTACATCGTCCCCGTGCCGGGCCAGCCCGGACGCTACCGGCTCGGCGTACGCCCGTACCAGCTCGGCGCCCGCTACGCCGAGCAGCTCGACCTCGCCGCCGAGGGGCAGCAGGTCGCCCGGTCCGTCGCCGAGACCTGCGACGAGACGGTGCACGTGGCGATCCTCGAGGACACGGACGTCATCTACATCGCCAAGGTCGACTCCACGCACGCCGTGCGGATGGTGTCGGCGGCCGGGCGCAGGCTGCCCGCCCACTGCACGTCCGTCGGCAAGATGCTGCTGGCCTCCCTTCCCGAGCACGAACTCGCCGCGCGGATCCCCGACGGCGCCGAGCTGGCCGCGATGACCCCCAACAGCATCACCGACCCGGCCGTCCTGCGCGAGACCCTGGCCGAGATCCGTGAGCGGGGCATCGCCGTGGAGAGCCGCGAGTCCAACCCGGACGTGAGCTGCGTGGCCGCCCCCGTCCGCGACCGCACCGGCCAGGTCGTCGCCGCCCTGTCGATCTCCGTGCCCATGATCCGCTTCAGCGAGGAGCGCCGCGCCGAGCTGGAGCAGCTCGCCGCGAAGGGCGCCGCCGAGCTGTCCGAGCACCTCGGCCACCGGAGCGTGGCATGA
- a CDS encoding toxin-antitoxin system, toxin component family protein, producing the protein MDFAGARTRAARVTAALRRSRRGSAMRGLAAELAAAVRAREQVPADVRSLCRALCAEMSTRRGGRPVELRFERFPDEIEVTGLWVEFQDFDLVIVEERAEAVQQLVILGHELWHLHAGHDHHHVAGTAVARALDREPGWKSAALTVAARDGSRERDEAEADEFGHRLAAVFRAFANGTVPDGPDAALDPVRRSMGYRGRGGGAR; encoded by the coding sequence ATGGACTTCGCGGGCGCGCGGACGAGGGCGGCCCGAGTCACGGCCGCGCTCAGGCGCTCGCGGCGCGGCTCCGCCATGCGCGGCCTGGCCGCCGAGCTCGCCGCCGCGGTCCGGGCGCGGGAACAGGTCCCGGCCGACGTACGGTCGTTGTGCCGGGCGCTGTGCGCGGAGATGAGCACGCGGCGGGGCGGACGTCCCGTCGAGCTGCGTTTCGAACGCTTCCCCGACGAGATCGAAGTGACCGGGCTGTGGGTGGAGTTCCAGGACTTCGACCTGGTCATCGTCGAGGAGCGGGCCGAGGCGGTGCAGCAACTGGTCATCCTCGGGCATGAGTTGTGGCATCTGCACGCGGGGCACGACCACCACCACGTCGCCGGTACGGCGGTGGCCCGGGCCCTGGACCGCGAGCCCGGCTGGAAGTCCGCGGCGCTGACCGTGGCGGCCCGGGACGGCTCGCGCGAGCGGGACGAGGCCGAGGCCGACGAGTTCGGGCACCGGCTGGCGGCCGTGTTCCGCGCCTTCGCCAACGGCACTGTCCCGGACGGTCCGGACGCGGCCCTCGATCCGGTGCGGCGGTCGATGGGCTACCGCGGACGCGGAGGCGGCGCGCGATGA
- a CDS encoding SMP-30/gluconolactonase/LRE family protein: protein MTTTPYEVAVRAEAELGEGPTWDAAAGRLLWIDILGCRVHTYDPATGRRTVRRTEQHVGAVKPRADGGLVLNLRDGVGLLDPDGDSHGGFRWLHHEPVPGRRANDAAVAPDGSLWAGTMRYDEAPGGGTLSRITGDGAVEVVLDDVAVSNGTGWSPDGRLMYYIDSPTRRVDVFDYADGRLSGRRTLAEVEDGAGFPDGLAVDADGCVWVALWQGAAVRRYTPEGRLDRVIELPVSLVTACAFGGAGLSDLYITTARTGLKEPPALAGSVFVVPGAGKGAAQPAFQG, encoded by the coding sequence ATGACGACGACGCCGTACGAGGTCGCCGTACGGGCCGAGGCCGAGCTCGGCGAGGGGCCGACCTGGGACGCGGCGGCCGGCCGGCTCCTCTGGATCGACATCCTCGGCTGCCGGGTGCACACGTACGACCCGGCCACCGGGCGCCGCACGGTCCGCCGGACCGAACAGCACGTGGGTGCCGTCAAGCCGCGGGCCGACGGGGGGCTGGTGCTGAACCTGCGCGACGGGGTCGGCCTCCTCGACCCCGACGGCGACTCCCACGGAGGCTTTCGCTGGCTGCACCACGAGCCCGTGCCCGGCCGTCGCGCCAACGACGCCGCCGTCGCGCCGGACGGCTCGCTGTGGGCGGGCACGATGCGCTACGACGAGGCACCCGGGGGCGGCACGCTGTCCCGGATCACCGGTGACGGCGCGGTCGAGGTGGTCCTCGACGACGTGGCGGTGAGCAACGGCACGGGGTGGAGTCCCGACGGGCGGCTCATGTACTACATCGACTCTCCGACCCGGCGGGTCGACGTCTTCGACTACGCGGACGGGCGGCTGTCCGGGCGGCGGACCCTCGCCGAGGTCGAGGACGGCGCGGGGTTTCCCGACGGGCTGGCCGTGGATGCCGACGGTTGTGTGTGGGTGGCGCTGTGGCAAGGGGCGGCGGTGCGCAGGTATACGCCGGAGGGGCGGCTGGATCGGGTGATCGAGTTGCCGGTGTCGTTGGTGACGGCTTGTGCGTTCGGCGGGGCCGGGCTGAGTGATCTGTACATCACGACGGCTCGGACGGGGCTGAAGGAGCCGCCGGCGCTGGCGGGGTCGGTGTTCGTGGTGCCGGGGGCGGGCAAGGGGGCCGCCCAGCCCGCGTTCCAAGGCTGA
- a CDS encoding arabinan endo-1,5-alpha-L-arabinosidase, with product MTLRRTLTALAAATLLALPPHTAQAAETYPDPRPLTGQQIIHDPTVSRLKSGGYVAYSTGGIIGARLSEDGRHWTDAGNAFAEPPAWWYEYNDKADPWAPDLSRRDGRYWLYYAVSSWGSNHSAIGVATSRTGLPGTWTDHGKVFTSEPTDTWNAIDPAIIRADGRLWMSFGSYWTGIRMVELNPKTGKAVPGARVHHLATRPDAPYAVEGPYIVRHGRYYYLFASYDACCQGVNSTYKIRVGRSTSVTGPYVDSTGKPLLEGGGDLVLQGHGRYIGTGGESVFRDRGKDVLAYHYYDAEDSGTPKLGLNTLHWTRNGWPTLLP from the coding sequence GTGACCCTGCGCAGAACCCTCACCGCCCTGGCGGCGGCCACCCTCCTGGCCCTGCCGCCCCACACGGCACAGGCGGCGGAGACCTACCCCGACCCCCGCCCGCTCACCGGCCAGCAGATCATCCACGACCCGACCGTCTCCCGCCTGAAGTCCGGCGGCTACGTCGCCTACTCCACCGGCGGCATCATCGGCGCCCGCCTGTCCGAGGACGGCAGGCACTGGACCGACGCCGGCAACGCCTTCGCCGAGCCCCCGGCCTGGTGGTACGAGTACAACGACAAGGCCGACCCCTGGGCCCCGGACCTCTCCCGGCGCGACGGCCGCTACTGGCTCTACTACGCCGTCTCCTCCTGGGGCAGCAACCACTCCGCGATCGGCGTCGCCACGTCCCGCACGGGCCTGCCCGGCACGTGGACCGACCACGGCAAGGTCTTCACCTCGGAGCCGACCGACACCTGGAACGCCATCGACCCGGCGATCATCCGCGCCGACGGCAGGCTGTGGATGTCCTTCGGCTCGTACTGGACCGGCATCCGGATGGTCGAGCTGAACCCGAAGACGGGCAAGGCGGTCCCGGGCGCCCGGGTCCATCACCTGGCCACCCGCCCGGACGCCCCGTACGCCGTCGAGGGCCCGTACATCGTCAGGCACGGCCGCTACTACTACCTCTTCGCGTCCTACGACGCCTGCTGCCAGGGCGTGAACTCCACGTACAAGATCAGAGTGGGCAGATCGACGTCCGTGACCGGCCCGTACGTCGACAGCACGGGCAAGCCGCTGCTGGAGGGCGGCGGCGACCTGGTACTCCAGGGCCACGGCCGCTACATCGGCACGGGCGGCGAGTCGGTCTTCCGGGACCGGGGGAAGGATGTCCTGGCGTACCACTACTACGACGCAGAGGACTCGGGGACGCCCAAGCTCGGGCTCAACACCCTGCACTGGACAAGAAACGGCTGGCCAACGCTCCTTCCTTAG
- a CDS encoding sugar ABC transporter permease has product MTTSAQTVFAPARAKTAADTATVRRKQGFQHGGWFVAPFLTLFALFVIWPLLRGVYLSFTDANISGDNANLVGLDNYREALKDPLMWDTLGHSAYFTLLVVPCIAVLAFFLAMLAHHIERGKWLWRLCFFAPFLLPSTVAANLWQWLFNPGTGMINHVFGLETPWLSDKSYAMLAVVICTLWWTVGFSFLLYLAALQGIPDHLYEAAKLDGANAWHRMVHITLPMLRNITGLVVALQVLASLQVFDQAVVMMDFSPGPEESTRTIVQYTLEEGFTSYRVGYASAISIIFFLIIASVAVARMWLLRKREEGVR; this is encoded by the coding sequence ATGACCACCAGCGCTCAGACCGTCTTCGCACCGGCGCGCGCGAAGACCGCCGCCGACACCGCCACCGTCCGCCGCAAGCAGGGCTTCCAGCACGGCGGCTGGTTCGTCGCCCCGTTCCTCACCCTGTTCGCGCTCTTCGTGATCTGGCCGCTGCTGCGCGGCGTCTACCTCAGCTTCACCGACGCCAACATCTCCGGCGACAACGCGAACCTCGTCGGCCTCGACAACTACCGCGAGGCCCTCAAGGACCCGCTGATGTGGGACACGCTGGGCCACAGCGCCTACTTCACGCTCCTGGTCGTGCCCTGCATCGCGGTCCTCGCCTTCTTCCTCGCGATGCTCGCCCACCACATCGAGCGCGGCAAGTGGCTGTGGCGGCTGTGCTTCTTCGCCCCGTTCCTGCTGCCGTCGACCGTGGCCGCCAACCTGTGGCAGTGGCTGTTCAACCCCGGCACCGGAATGATCAACCACGTCTTCGGCCTCGAGACGCCGTGGCTGTCCGACAAGTCCTACGCGATGCTCGCGGTGGTCATCTGCACGCTCTGGTGGACGGTCGGCTTCAGCTTCCTGCTCTACCTCGCCGCGCTCCAGGGCATCCCCGACCACCTCTACGAGGCCGCCAAGCTGGACGGCGCGAACGCCTGGCACCGCATGGTCCACATCACCCTGCCGATGCTGCGCAACATCACCGGCCTCGTCGTCGCCCTCCAGGTCCTCGCCTCGCTCCAGGTCTTCGACCAGGCCGTCGTGATGATGGACTTCAGCCCGGGCCCCGAGGAATCGACCCGCACCATCGTCCAGTACACCCTCGAAGAGGGCTTCACCAGCTACCGCGTGGGCTACGCCTCCGCGATCTCCATCATCTTCTTCCTGATCATCGCGTCCGTCGCCGTCGCGCGGATGTGGCTGCTGCGCAAGCGTGAGGAGGGCGTGCGATGA
- a CDS encoding extracellular solute-binding protein, with translation MGRPGLNRRQLLAGLGGISVASSFGFAALGTGADALASDANTRVRYWNLFSGGDGYNMIAMLNSFRKDHPDIAVKDSTLQWGSPFYTKLAMAAAGNRAPDLGVMHMGRVTGFSPGRLLDAWDVDLLAKYGVRKQDFNPQLWNRGVIDGKLYAVPLDSHVQLCFYRKDVLKKAGLLGDDGRMVPVTSTDEWFDVLKEAKKATKRGLQTIGIWNSDQNFQWWFFVAFYTQLGGTWFNDTDTEVTFDTDKATQVLEFLRRHITEGYAIPRFGGTASAEQFVNGSPFVWEGNWSVPVYDTAKIDYGATPLPPVFGKPATHAESHAFVLPHQSDRGGPANEGAHQLAAYIIRHAQQWALGGHIPAYRPVLSTDAYKKMSPQNEYVSAMDHQATEPKVWFAGSTGILAQRVGPIVVSSTMGSAEPDTAARRMKSELTRLLASKNPMDGKTAAQGGAVA, from the coding sequence ATGGGACGACCTGGCCTGAATCGCAGGCAGCTTCTCGCAGGGCTCGGCGGGATCTCCGTCGCGAGCAGCTTCGGCTTCGCCGCGCTCGGCACCGGAGCCGACGCACTCGCCTCGGACGCCAACACACGGGTGCGGTACTGGAATCTCTTCAGTGGCGGCGACGGCTACAACATGATCGCGATGCTCAACTCCTTCCGTAAGGACCATCCGGACATCGCGGTGAAGGACTCCACCCTCCAGTGGGGCAGCCCCTTCTACACCAAGCTCGCCATGGCGGCCGCGGGCAACCGCGCACCCGACCTCGGCGTCATGCACATGGGCCGGGTGACCGGGTTCTCGCCCGGCCGTCTCCTGGACGCCTGGGACGTCGACCTGCTTGCCAAGTACGGGGTACGGAAGCAGGACTTCAACCCCCAGCTGTGGAACCGCGGCGTCATCGACGGCAAGCTCTACGCCGTCCCGCTCGACAGTCACGTCCAGCTCTGCTTCTACCGCAAGGACGTGCTGAAGAAGGCGGGGCTGCTCGGCGACGACGGCCGGATGGTGCCCGTGACGTCGACCGACGAGTGGTTCGACGTGCTCAAGGAGGCCAAGAAGGCCACCAAGCGGGGCCTCCAGACCATCGGCATATGGAACAGCGACCAGAACTTCCAGTGGTGGTTCTTCGTCGCCTTCTACACCCAGCTCGGCGGCACCTGGTTCAACGACACCGACACCGAGGTCACCTTCGACACCGACAAGGCCACCCAGGTCCTGGAGTTCCTGCGCCGGCACATCACCGAGGGGTACGCCATCCCGAGGTTCGGGGGCACCGCGAGCGCCGAACAGTTCGTCAACGGCTCCCCCTTCGTCTGGGAGGGCAACTGGTCGGTGCCGGTCTACGACACGGCGAAGATCGACTACGGCGCGACCCCGCTGCCGCCCGTCTTCGGCAAGCCCGCCACACACGCCGAGTCGCACGCCTTCGTCCTGCCGCACCAGTCCGACCGCGGCGGCCCCGCCAACGAGGGAGCCCACCAACTCGCCGCCTACATCATCAGGCACGCCCAGCAGTGGGCGCTCGGCGGCCACATCCCCGCCTACCGGCCGGTGCTGTCCACGGACGCGTACAAGAAGATGAGCCCGCAGAACGAGTACGTCTCGGCCATGGACCACCAGGCCACCGAACCGAAGGTGTGGTTCGCCGGCTCCACCGGCATCCTCGCCCAGCGCGTCGGCCCCATCGTCGTCTCCTCCACGATGGGCTCCGCCGAGCCGGACACCGCCGCCCGCCGGATGAAGAGCGAGCTCACCAGGCTGCTCGCGTCGAAGAACCCCATGGACGGCAAGACCGCCGCGCAGGGAGGTGCGGTCGCATGA
- a CDS encoding MAB_1171c family putative transporter, protein MTHARDVLGAYSVSFWLPIGALTIALVIKLPSLVRMWRDPMLRAVGGLLLFACAVFVFASPSVIGWTNRVTGVPNIAAPLVYSLLTALCASWLLLIVAWRNGLADRSSSTRRAARWVVFAYAGVVVALWVLFWLADVPVERRRDLDTYYANTPFMREGILLYLLAHTVACSVTARLIWNWVRTDGLDAWLRWGLRLLGVGYATNLLFDVTKLTAVIARMTGHDLDWLSTYLAPSAACLSATMVAIGFIIPHGGQYLHERWRIRLAHWQLRPLYLLLRTVNRGGAPFTPRATGELRLIRRETYIRDVLLQLSRHLDEDLRERSYDAALDLGFEPGRAKALAAAVTILDAVAARERAPRTDSAASPSGPDTAYLLQEIQAVSLALRHRDHIEAVRSRAAAPGRENARA, encoded by the coding sequence ATGACCCACGCACGGGACGTCCTCGGCGCCTACTCCGTCTCCTTCTGGCTGCCGATCGGGGCGCTGACCATCGCCCTGGTCATCAAGCTGCCCAGCCTGGTGAGGATGTGGCGGGACCCGATGCTGCGGGCCGTCGGCGGGCTGCTGCTGTTCGCCTGTGCCGTGTTCGTCTTCGCGTCCCCGTCGGTCATCGGCTGGACCAACCGCGTCACCGGCGTGCCGAACATCGCGGCACCGCTGGTGTACTCGCTGCTCACCGCGCTGTGCGCGTCCTGGCTGCTGCTGATCGTCGCCTGGCGCAACGGCCTGGCCGACCGCTCGTCCTCGACGCGCCGCGCCGCCCGCTGGGTCGTCTTCGCCTACGCGGGCGTGGTCGTCGCCCTGTGGGTGCTGTTCTGGCTCGCGGACGTCCCCGTGGAACGCCGCCGCGACCTGGACACGTACTACGCCAACACGCCCTTCATGCGCGAGGGAATCCTGCTCTACCTGCTCGCGCACACCGTGGCCTGCTCGGTCACGGCCCGGCTGATCTGGAACTGGGTCCGCACCGACGGCCTCGACGCCTGGCTGCGCTGGGGGCTGCGGCTCCTGGGCGTCGGCTACGCGACGAACCTGCTCTTCGACGTCACCAAACTCACCGCCGTCATCGCCCGGATGACCGGCCACGACCTGGACTGGCTGAGCACCTACCTGGCACCCTCGGCCGCCTGTCTGTCGGCCACCATGGTCGCGATCGGCTTCATCATCCCGCACGGCGGCCAGTACCTGCACGAGCGCTGGCGCATCCGGCTCGCCCACTGGCAACTGCGCCCCCTCTACCTGCTGCTGCGCACCGTGAACCGCGGCGGTGCCCCCTTCACCCCGCGCGCCACCGGCGAACTGCGCCTGATCCGCCGCGAGACGTACATCCGCGACGTGCTCCTCCAGCTCTCCCGGCACCTCGACGAGGACCTGCGGGAACGCTCCTACGACGCCGCCCTGGACCTCGGCTTCGAGCCCGGCCGGGCGAAGGCCCTGGCCGCCGCCGTCACGATCCTGGACGCCGTCGCCGCGCGGGAGCGGGCCCCGCGGACCGACAGTGCCGCCTCCCCGTCCGGCCCCGACACCGCCTATCTGCTCCAGGAGATCCAAGCCGTGTCCCTGGCCCTGCGCCACCGCGACCACATCGAGGCGGTACGCTCACGCGCGGCCGCCCCCGGGAGAGAGAACGCCCGCGCATGA
- a CDS encoding helix-turn-helix domain-containing protein, with translation MTATRTGTVTTRSAWHDVPRLQVRRFAAIAMAEAPALAEEILREIQREYPHLPVVLDDSGEPMALVGIRRAIEVFVQHLEHSEGRPTVPPGVFQDFGRGEGLNGRSLDSLQAIYRMGVRLAWRRFADIGQRVEIPPPAMYELVDAGYEYLDGLVDQSVRGYAEAAARQAGERLRLQRRLMELLLTEHHRGDPTEAFTERAARIGWPLPEKVAVGVLLRPAREAMAPAVGQGVLLDMEYEQPRMVVPEPDAAGRPELLHRALAGWSGAIGPPVPLADAAKSLRWAEAAVRLMERDLLPSGEVLYCTEHTEALVLLQPEELIDDLALRCLAPLTHCGPTHGRRLAETLLAWLETRGGAPEVAARLGVHPQTVRYRLRQIRELWGDEIDDPDRRFELELVLRAQRLRGELGVVRPRR, from the coding sequence TTCGCGGCGATCGCCATGGCCGAGGCGCCCGCGCTCGCCGAGGAGATCCTCCGCGAGATACAGCGCGAGTACCCGCATCTGCCCGTCGTCCTCGACGACTCCGGCGAGCCCATGGCCCTGGTCGGCATCCGCCGCGCCATCGAGGTCTTCGTGCAGCACCTCGAGCACTCGGAGGGCCGGCCCACCGTCCCGCCCGGTGTCTTCCAGGACTTCGGCCGCGGCGAGGGCCTCAACGGCCGCTCGCTCGACTCCCTCCAGGCCATCTACCGCATGGGCGTACGCCTGGCCTGGCGCCGCTTCGCCGACATCGGGCAGCGCGTGGAGATCCCGCCCCCGGCGATGTACGAACTCGTCGACGCGGGCTACGAGTACCTGGACGGACTGGTCGACCAGTCCGTGCGCGGCTACGCCGAGGCCGCGGCCCGCCAGGCCGGCGAGCGCCTGCGCCTCCAGCGCCGCCTGATGGAACTCCTGCTGACCGAGCACCACCGCGGCGACCCCACCGAGGCCTTCACCGAACGCGCCGCCCGGATCGGCTGGCCCCTGCCGGAGAAGGTCGCGGTCGGCGTCCTGCTGCGCCCCGCCCGGGAGGCCATGGCACCCGCCGTCGGCCAAGGTGTCCTGCTCGACATGGAGTACGAGCAGCCCCGCATGGTCGTGCCCGAGCCGGACGCGGCAGGCCGTCCCGAGCTCCTGCACCGGGCCCTGGCCGGCTGGTCCGGCGCGATCGGCCCGCCCGTCCCGCTCGCCGACGCGGCGAAGTCGCTGCGCTGGGCCGAGGCCGCCGTACGCCTCATGGAACGCGACCTGCTCCCCTCGGGCGAGGTCCTCTACTGCACCGAGCACACCGAGGCGCTGGTCCTCCTCCAGCCCGAGGAACTCATCGACGACCTGGCCCTGAGATGCCTGGCCCCCCTGACCCACTGCGGCCCCACCCACGGCCGCCGCCTCGCGGAAACCCTCCTGGCCTGGCTGGAAACCCGGGGCGGAGCGCCCGAGGTCGCGGCCCGGCTCGGCGTCCACCCCCAGACCGTCCGCTACCGCCTCCGCCAGATCCGCGAACTGTGGGGCGACGAGATCGACGACCCCGACCGGCGCTTCGAACTGGAACTGGTGCTGCGGGCGCAGCGGTTGCGGGGGGAGTTGGGGGTGGTGCGTCCGCGGCGGTGA
- a CDS encoding carbohydrate ABC transporter permease, which translates to MTATQIRVRDPKARKPWTPSQIVLTLLGVAVSVVFMAPLAWALFTSLKSETEAVAVPTHWLPKDWTTQAWKAILETGNITNWFVNSVVVSVCVTAVVLLVSSLAGYGFARTEFRGKNALMGLVMAGLMVSPAVLGVPLFTTVQQMGMVDTYWGMILPQCAPAAMVYILYKFFQGIPRELEEAAFIDGAGRWRVFFTIVLPLSRPSLAAVGIFTFIASWNNFLWPYMVTNNPDLMTMPNGIATVMNSYGIQWAQLMAGGLMAGLPLIIVFVFFQRQIVAGVAHTGLAGQ; encoded by the coding sequence ATGACCGCCACGCAGATCCGCGTCAGGGACCCGAAGGCCCGCAAGCCCTGGACCCCCAGCCAGATCGTCCTCACCCTGCTCGGCGTCGCCGTCTCCGTGGTGTTCATGGCGCCGCTCGCCTGGGCCCTGTTCACCTCCCTCAAGTCCGAGACCGAGGCCGTCGCGGTGCCGACGCACTGGCTGCCGAAGGACTGGACCACCCAGGCCTGGAAGGCCATCCTCGAAACCGGCAACATCACCAACTGGTTCGTGAACTCCGTCGTCGTCTCCGTCTGCGTCACGGCCGTCGTCCTGCTGGTCAGCTCCCTCGCCGGATACGGCTTCGCCCGCACCGAGTTCCGCGGCAAGAACGCCCTGATGGGCCTGGTCATGGCCGGCCTCATGGTCTCGCCCGCCGTCCTCGGCGTCCCGCTGTTCACCACCGTCCAGCAGATGGGCATGGTCGACACCTACTGGGGCATGATCCTGCCGCAGTGCGCGCCCGCCGCGATGGTCTACATCCTCTACAAGTTCTTCCAGGGCATCCCGCGCGAACTGGAGGAGGCCGCGTTCATCGACGGCGCGGGCCGCTGGCGCGTCTTCTTCACCATCGTCCTCCCGCTCTCCCGCCCCTCCCTCGCCGCGGTCGGCATCTTCACGTTCATCGCCTCGTGGAACAACTTCCTCTGGCCGTACATGGTGACCAACAACCCCGACCTGATGACCATGCCGAACGGCATCGCGACCGTCATGAACTCCTACGGCATCCAGTGGGCCCAGCTCATGGCCGGCGGCCTGATGGCGGGCCTGCCCCTGATCATCGTCTTCGTCTTCTTCCAGAGGCAGATCGTGGCGGGCGTCGCCCACACGGGATTGGCGGGACAGTGA